The window CGGGGTTACTCCGGCAACGTGGAACATCGGCGCCGCCGAGGTGGTGGCGAAGGCCGCACCGAAGGCTTTCAGCGCGTCGCTGTCCGGGGCCAGCGCTTGCAGGCCTTCGACCACCGGGATGCGGCTGCCGCACAGCGAACCGATGTGGTAGCCGAGCAGCGGGTAGAGCGACTCGTCATGGGCCGCCGGCAGTTCGACATCCACCCGCAGCGTGGCCAGTCGGCCCTCGTCGCGGTGACTGCCGACGTTCGGCGCGCGGCCGGTGAGGGCGATGCAGATGTCGAGGTAATCCGGGTACTTCAGGGTGCGCGCGCCGAGCACGCTGTTGGCGTACACCACGGCGTTGGACTCGGCCCAGACCACCTGGTCGCCGAGGCCCGGCGCGCTGTCCAGCAGGTAGGGCGCGCAGGTGTAGCTGAGCTGCGCGCCCATCGCCATGTAGGCGTCGCCCACCGCGCTGGCGGGCTCGCCGAAGTCCTTGTCTACCCCCAGCTCGCGCCAGCGGCGGTGGTCCACGGAAATCGAATTGAGGGTGGTCGGCACGCGGACCTTGGCGCCCCATTCCACCAGTTGGCGGGCGAAGCGCAGGCTCGCGGGGCCGGTGTAGATGCAACCGTCGATGTGCGCCTGGGTCACGTCCAGCAGGTCCTTGGCGCCTTGCAATGCGGCCATGCGCAGGAGGATCTGCATGGCTGCCTGGGCCGCCTTGCCGTGCGCGCCTTCGAGCAGGGCGCGATCATCGGCGTCCAGCGCCAGGCCCTCGGGCAGTGGTCCGGCATCGCTGGCCATCACGCCCCGCCAGTCATCGGCGGGGCGCTGTGGATGGAGCGTTACCCGGTCATCTTCGATGCGCGCCCAGACACCGCCGGCGAGCCGCTCGAAGCCGTCACGCCCCAGGCACAGCACCGGGATCGCGCGGCCGAACAGCACCTGCGCCACCAGCACGCCGAGGGTGAGGATTTCGTCCGGCTCGGCCAACAGCAAGGCCGCTGGCGCGTGGCCATTGAGCAGCATTTCCAGCATCACGCTGCTGCCGGTGCAGGAGCCGCGTCCGCAGGGGATCGCCAGCACCCGGCCGGACAGCAGGCTGCCGCTGAGCGGGTGGTGGCGGTCGATGACTTCGCTCGTATAGGGATCGACGCCACCCCACAGGCTCAGCCCCGTCCCCGCGTACAACAGCGCCCCCTCGGCGCTGCCGCCCATCAGGACGCGGCCGCTGAGGGCCTCGTCCATAACGTCTGATGCATGCATCGAAGACATCATCGGTCTGCCGTCAGTAGTACACGTGGGGAACGGTGAGTTCGACCGGGGTACCACCGACCCACTTGTCGTACAGCTCGGCGTAGCGGCCGGTGCGCACCTGCTGGTTGACGAACAGGTTGAGGTAGTTGATCAGGCCGAACTCGTTGCGCTGGGCGGCCAGCGACACATAGTCGATGACGTAGGGCGCATTGCCCGCCACTTTCAGGCCCTTGTACTTGCCGGACTTCAGGGTGGAAGCGGCGACGGTGTTGGTGACCACGGTGGCGTCGATGTGGCCCTGGGCGACGGCGAGGATGGTGTCGTTCTGGGTCTGGTAGGCGCGGAAGCTGCCGTTGCCCCACTTCTTCACGTCCTTCTCCAGGGCGATGGCTTCATAGGTGCCGCTGGTGTTGCCCACCGGACGGCCCTTGATGTCGGCGTAGCTGTTGATGCCGGTGTCTTCGCGGGTCAGCACTACCATCTGGAAGGCGAAGTAGGGCACGGTCATGCCCACGGTCTTGGCGCGCTCCAGGGTGTCGGAGGTGGAAGCGACGATGACGTCGGCGCGGCCGGAGACCAGCGCCGGGATGCGGTCGGGGAAGGGCGTTTCGACGACTTCGGCGGTGACGCCGAGGACTTTCGCCAGGTCGTTGCAATAGTCGACGTCGAAGCCCACCGGGTTGTTCTGCGCATCGCGCGAGCCCATGGGCGGGAAGTCCAGGGTCACCGCGCAGCGCAGCTTGCCGGATTCGATGATGTCGTCGAGCTTGTCGGCCTGGGCCTGACTGATAAGGAAGGTACTGGCAACAGCGGTGAGGGCTACAGCGATTCGACTGAATTTCATGGGGGCCTCGCTCTGGTCAGTGTTGTGCAGTGATTTTTGTATTAGGGATTTCGTATACGATATTTTCTAGAGCAAGGCATGTGCCAGAAATCGTCCGAGCGGGTGTCGTGGGACGCAGGCCCCGCCGTTGAGGGGGCGGACCCTTGGTAAGCGAGGGAAGTGGCTGAAGGGATGCTTCCGAAGGCTGTTACCGAATGAAGCAGGCGAGTGTTTCGCTGCCCCGAATGGAAGCACTGCGAGTCAGCGCAGCGTGGCCTGCGACTCGCGGTACTGGGTCGGCGACAGCCCGGTGAGGGCGCGGAACTGGCGGCTGAAGGCGCTGTGGTCGGTGTAGCCGCAGCGCAGGGCGATCTCGGTGATCGGCAGGTCTTCGGTGAGCAGGCGGGTGGCGGCGCCGAGGCGCGCCTTGTGGATCATCTGCCGTGGCGTGAGCTGGAAGATGCGCTTGCAGTGACGCTCCAACTGGGCGACGGACAGACCGGCCAGCTCGGTGAGTTCACTGAGGTTGATCGGCTTGTCGAAGTGCTCGCGGATATAGGCGTCCACCGTGGCCAGGCGCTGGTATGCCGGATGGGTCGATTGCGCCGCCTGCAGGTCGCTGGAGATGCCGGCCATGCCGATGACGTTACCTTTTGCATCGCGCAGCGCCAGCTTGTGGGTCAGGCACCAGC of the Pseudomonas sp. PSE14 genome contains:
- a CDS encoding AraC family transcriptional regulator: MHDLIPQGARDLDSLLQTLQQITPLLDAMPGVVFFIKDTAARYVMVNRTLARRCGVKDAGELLGRTAEDVFPSRFGPIYTEQDRRVLETGGQLSDQLELHLYPARQPGWCLTHKLALRDAKGNVIGMAGISSDLQAAQSTHPAYQRLATVDAYIREHFDKPINLSELTELAGLSVAQLERHCKRIFQLTPRQMIHKARLGAATRLLTEDLPITEIALRCGYTDHSAFSRQFRALTGLSPTQYRESQATLR
- a CDS encoding aconitase family protein produces the protein MHASDVMDEALSGRVLMGGSAEGALLYAGTGLSLWGGVDPYTSEVIDRHHPLSGSLLSGRVLAIPCGRGSCTGSSVMLEMLLNGHAPAALLLAEPDEILTLGVLVAQVLFGRAIPVLCLGRDGFERLAGGVWARIEDDRVTLHPQRPADDWRGVMASDAGPLPEGLALDADDRALLEGAHGKAAQAAMQILLRMAALQGAKDLLDVTQAHIDGCIYTGPASLRFARQLVEWGAKVRVPTTLNSISVDHRRWRELGVDKDFGEPASAVGDAYMAMGAQLSYTCAPYLLDSAPGLGDQVVWAESNAVVYANSVLGARTLKYPDYLDICIALTGRAPNVGSHRDEGRLATLRVDVELPAAHDESLYPLLGYHIGSLCGSRIPVVEGLQALAPDSDALKAFGAAFATTSAAPMFHVAGVTPEAPDVATALGGQAPRQQLRVTPADLVATWRELDRASEPTVQLVSLGNPHFSASECASLAQLLAGRRKHPDVALVITLGRAVQEQARAAGHVQVLQDFGALLVNDTCWCMLGEPIIPPHCTTLITNSAKYAHYGPGLAGRQVHFGSLAACVEAACSARADGGVPAWLSGEAH
- a CDS encoding transporter substrate-binding domain-containing protein, with the protein product MKFSRIAVALTAVASTFLISQAQADKLDDIIESGKLRCAVTLDFPPMGSRDAQNNPVGFDVDYCNDLAKVLGVTAEVVETPFPDRIPALVSGRADVIVASTSDTLERAKTVGMTVPYFAFQMVVLTREDTGINSYADIKGRPVGNTSGTYEAIALEKDVKKWGNGSFRAYQTQNDTILAVAQGHIDATVVTNTVAASTLKSGKYKGLKVAGNAPYVIDYVSLAAQRNEFGLINYLNLFVNQQVRTGRYAELYDKWVGGTPVELTVPHVYY